In the genome of Synechococcus sp. CB0101, the window AGGCGATCCTCGAGGCGGCCGAACGGCTGGGTTGCGATCTGATTGCGATGGCCTCCCATGGCCGCCGCGGCCTTGCCGGGTTGTTGATCGGCAGTGAAACCCAGCGGGTGCTCACCCACGCCAAGTTGCCCGTGCTGGTGATTCCAGCGCAAGCCAGCCAGGCTTAAACACCAGCCTGCAGCTCGCCGGCCCGACCGATCAGACCATCGGCGGTGGCGCGATACACCGCCTCGGCTTCCTCTGCGCTGCGGCCGATGCAAGTCATGCCGAGCTTGCCGTATTCCGATAGGCAACCCAGCAGGTGAAACACGCTGCCCCGCAGTCGCGCCGGGTCGTAATGCAGATCGGCCTCAGCGACGATGTCGATCAGATCGGCCGGCAGTAGGCCCCGCAGCCGCGGATCCGTGAGGTTGTCGGTGGCGCTGTAGTACACCGCCTGGCCAGTGGGGGCCATGAACAGGCCGGTGCGGGGATCCAGCTGGCCGGTGGTGATCGCCCGCAGGGCCATGGTGGGGTGGGTGGTGCCCCCCTGGCGCAGGTTCACCTCAATTGCCTGCAGATCCCATTGGCCGTTGAGGCGGCGGGCGATGAAATCCACGGCGTAGCGCTCCAGGGCGCCTTCGGCGGCGAGGGCTTCACCCACCGCCTGGCCGTAGCGCATTAGCTCCAGGCGGTAGGCGTCTTCAGCGGGAAAGCGGCAGCCCAGGTAGGTCTGCCCGCCGGCGCCGCCGAGGATCTGCTCATGGGTGGAGACCAGCTCCACCGCACCCCCCGGGTGGATCGTGCCCTGCACGCTCGGGGAGGTGAGGGCTTCGCCGCCATCGAGCCAGGCTTCCACCAGGGCACCTTGCTGGCTCAACAGCTCCTGCCACAGTGCAGCCGGCATCGGCAACTGTTCCAGGGCGCCTTGGATGCGCTGGCGCCGCTCACGGCCGCTGAGCTCCGCCAACGGCAGCGCAGCGAGCTCCAGGCAGGCGTTGCCTTCGCCGCTCACACCCTCATTCAGCTTCACCACACAGCGGCGCAGCTCGGGGTGGGCTTCCCAGAGCTCGGCGGTGGCCTCCGCCAGGTCGGTGAGGTTGTGGGCCAGGCCGCTGCCAGGGGGATGGGGCACGCCGCAGCGGGCAAACAGGGCGCGGCTGCCGGCCTTGCTGCCCCAGTAGCCGAGCGCCGGATCGGTGCCGAGTAGGGGCACCTGCAGCAGCTCGGAGAGCCGTTTTTCCAGCTCCGTCACCACAAAGCAGCTGATGAAGCTGCGGCCGGGGCGCAGCAGCTCGCGGATGCGGCCGAGCAGGGCGGGCCGCTCCAACAACTTGGCGGTGAGGGGGCGGTTGGAGGCGTCGTCGGTGTCGAACAGGTGCAGGCGCCGGCGGGCGTGGGAGGTGGGTACGCCCGGCATCAGCTCGAGCACCGCATCCACCACCAATTCCGGCAGGAGCTTGCTGGTCACATAGACCGCTCGCACCCCCGGATCCCGCAGGCGCATCAATGCAAACAACTGGCGTTCCTCGTAGTGATGGGCGCCGGTCACCAGGGCCATCAGGGCCTGGTCCATCGACAACGAGGGCACCACCAGCACATCGAACTGGCCCCCGTCGCCGCTGTGCTCACAGCCCCAGTCGGGTTGCAGCTGCGCTTGAAGCTCTCGAAAGGAGAGGGCCATGAACGAGCAGAGGCAGAGCAGACACAGCTCCACTCTGGTCGCTATGTGTGGATCAGCTACCGCTTCCTTGCTTCGCTGATGCTGCAACCGGCTGGTTG includes:
- a CDS encoding peptide ligase PGM1-related protein; the encoded protein is MALSFRELQAQLQPDWGCEHSGDGGQFDVLVVPSLSMDQALMALVTGAHHYEERQLFALMRLRDPGVRAVYVTSKLLPELVVDAVLELMPGVPTSHARRRLHLFDTDDASNRPLTAKLLERPALLGRIRELLRPGRSFISCFVVTELEKRLSELLQVPLLGTDPALGYWGSKAGSRALFARCGVPHPPGSGLAHNLTDLAEATAELWEAHPELRRCVVKLNEGVSGEGNACLELAALPLAELSGRERRQRIQGALEQLPMPAALWQELLSQQGALVEAWLDGGEALTSPSVQGTIHPGGAVELVSTHEQILGGAGGQTYLGCRFPAEDAYRLELMRYGQAVGEALAAEGALERYAVDFIARRLNGQWDLQAIEVNLRQGGTTHPTMALRAITTGQLDPRTGLFMAPTGQAVYYSATDNLTDPRLRGLLPADLIDIVAEADLHYDPARLRGSVFHLLGCLSEYGKLGMTCIGRSAEEAEAVYRATADGLIGRAGELQAGV